The nucleotide sequence TGGGCCTCCGGCGGCGTTCGAAAACAACTCACGGCGTCAGATCCGTATATATCATACCGACAACGGACAGACCCTTATCACACCAACTAGCGATCTCGCTGACCctctcttcatcattccaAGGTGTCTCGACCGTCAGTCCATCCAATTCGCCTTCTTGCTTCGGTTCCCATACAGCTTCTACAACAGTCTTTACTCCCATAGGGACTTTGTCATATTTGTCGTGTCGACCAATTAAGAATGCTAATCGTTGAGTACCTGTTCTTCTCCATGCTGATAAAATCCCATCTATTATAGCGGGACTTGCAAATTCGATGTGATCGACCATACGATATGTTTGGGATTGTAAAGTTACGGCTGAAGGTTGACATGTGGAACAAATACCAGCTGGGAAAGGGGGGTGCGATCCCGAAGGACACGGATCCATGACTGACAACGATAATGGGTCCAAAGGTGGTAAGTCTGTTGCAGCTGTCTGAGATGCTGGTCGTGACGATAGAAGTTTACGCAGGTATGCGTGATATGATAAATGTTTGATTTGGTTGCTTGCTTGATATTTGGCATCGTATGGCTGGAACGATCCCATTCGTCAGCTGATTTCAGTCGAGCTTGACTAGAGTCATATCACTGACCTCAAGAGGCATACAATAGTCACACATTCCCTTCTCACCATGTCTACAGAAATCCGGatctcttttccttttgatctttccatttttGCTATACCAGTACAGGTCGATATCGGGTTCCTGCACATGCGATAAATCCTTCAAAGGTATGGTATTTGGTAGTGGAGGATCAGTATGTGTATGTGGATGAGAAGGATCAGGTTGAGACGGGTGAGGGTGAGATGTTGTAGCTTGAGTTGTAGGATGTGATTGAGGATCTGCTGAGATCGGTTTATAAGATAGGAAAAGTAGGTCTCCGTGGCTTCGTGATCGACAAGTAATCAGCACAGAGCTGTGACGAGAGGTTGTTACAAGGCTGACATACCTGAATCCCATATCTCCCACTGTCCTCCCCACCAAAGCTGAAAATGGAACGCTTTCACCGCTTGAACCAGGTTGATTACTAAGTTTCAAAGTCGACGGATCAGGTTGTTCATCTGATTTAGGTATTCCATTTAACATGAGCTGAGCAAAATCCTCTCCGGGAGTAGTAGGTTCGACATTGATACGAGCTGTACCTGCCGGTGAACGTATACGCAACAGCTATAAAACTCAAAGTCAGTACGAGCGGCGGAAAGTTGCTGAAGATGGACTTACCATATTGATCGAGGTCGACGACTGATCGATAAGTCAATCTGTAGGGAAAAGGGAAATGGACGAAAGAGAAGGATGGTGAGGTCTCAGAAGAATTTGACGCTCTGATATACCCTGTATCTCTCCGTATCTGACACTtgaagagatgaaagaataATTGAGAATGGTTTTAGTGCCCAACGACACAAACGTCAGCGTAACTTAGTTAATCTGTACGTCACTAGGCCAATTTCACTTTCCCACGGTCAACCTATTTCCACGACGCGTCTCATAGTAATGTTCAAAGTGAATATAAAAGAGgttgattattgattttgattttgattttcctcTTACAACATCTTTGGCAAGCTACAAACAAACCAATGCTGCCTATATAGTAAGACTTAGGCGTCTCCTTCTCCGGTTATGACTTCGAATACGAGTAAGATCGGTAAAGCAAAGATAGAGAGTGCAGTGCAATTCAGTACGAAGGTTGAAGAATACGTTCGACATGGCAAGACCGCTTTAAGAGAGAGAGATTGGGCGGAAGCGATGATTCAGTTcaacaaggtgagttgcaCCGATACAATGatattaaatgaaatcCTCACAACGTATCATGTCGGTGACGTCGCGAAGGGTATCTTCATGAACCACCACTGATTCGGTGGCAACACGGCATATAGGCCATCACTTATCACGGAAAGCGAAACCTGACTCTATGGGATTGGAGGGTCAGAGCCATGATAGAGATGCCTGAATGGCATAGTACAGCCTACCAGGTTACTCAAATGATGGTCCAGCAGTCCCCAGACGACTACAGGGTAGGTCACCATACTTAAGTCAAATCGGTACAGCTCTTTGCGCTGACTTTATCATATAGGGGTACTACCGTCAAGCAAAAGtcttgttgaagatgaatgcTATCGATGCAGCCTTGGCAGCAGCTATCAAAGCTGTAAAGGTAGGGCCAACGAAGTCTCAAGATGAGACACTAAACAGGGCGCTGCAGAGGTTTAAAGCGGACTTGATCATTTCTCAACACGAACATCACCAAAAGCGAGCTGCATACAGTGCAGAAGAGAAACAAAAGGTTGAAGCAGCTAAGATGGCCGCTAAGAAATCCAAGATGAATTTCATCCACCTCCTTTCTCCtgatattatcatcaatatcgCTGAAATTGGTTCGGTAGACAATTACGGCTTTACTCACAAAATGGCAGGTGTATGTAGAAATTGGAGAAACATCTTGTTGAATACTGGAACACTTTGGAATACCCTTGTACTCGGCAAGAAAAGGGTGATGGACAGAGTGAAGTGTTGTGTAGAAAGGACGAAAGGAAATATCAAAGAAATCATCGTCAAATCCGAATTCGAAATATTTAGACTGACGGATATAGACCAAATACTCAAGCcttatttgaaaaatacAAGAAGATTGACTATAGATGGGGATGCTACTAAATTTAGTAGGCATTGGCAAGGcgaatttcatcatctcaaTTATCTAAAGATCAAATCGACATCATACGAAGCTTCTGATCTTGTATATCGATTACTTGCCTTCGACGCGGATGGATTGGAAGAGTTGGATCTTGAAGGTGGGAGGTATGAACATATCTTCAACTCAGAATTTGATCGAAATCTGCAAGATCCGGATCATCGAGTCATAAGCCCTGGCGATCCACCGTTTTGGACAGAACATGCCTCCAAGCACCTTTCGTCGGTTCATACTTTCCGCATAAAGAATTGCTTGGTTGCAGCCGCATACCCGGATCATTCGGAATTGATCTGTCATTTTCCAAAATTGGAAACGTTCGAAATGGTTAATGTCCATTGggaatcaaattctgcGTTGATCGATACGTCCTCCAAAGCGTATATCTGGTCTCAGAAACGAAGACCTTTAGAAATTGATCTGGGTTATCTCAGATCATACAATGTCTCAGGTCAGATAAGAAACTTGGGATTGGGCGAAATACACGCACCCAATCTTCACCATCTCGACCTTTGGTCAGCCCATCCCCTTGGATCTCCTCTGATTGCTCCACACTTGTCTACGCCTGGTCTCGCCGATGCCCTGTCAAAGCTTCTCAGTCTGGATGTTGGCAAATGTACGATCGACATCGGGGATTTGAGAGATGTCCTGATAACATTGCCTTCTCTCAAGTTCCTGAATGTATCTTATTGCTCTTTAGATAACTCCTTCCTGGAATTGCTGGAGAGAAAAGGAAGCGATAAAGATCTGTTACCTAATCTTACAGCTCTCTCAATAGCTGGGAACTCTGAAATCAGATCAGGAGCCATCAGGAGATTCGTTCTTTCTCGCACGCCAAATGGATTGAAACCCACAAATCGACCAACAGAACCCGTAAAAGGAGGACCCTTCAGACCGTCTGTTCCAGTAAAGTCAGCTTTTGGACCGTCTAAACCGAAATCACAACCAGCAACCTCGTTGAACCAAGCACTCACCGCACAGAATCTTACCACGTCGAAACCTGTTAGTACTGTCGAAGCGAAGAAGATACTGCCAAGTATCCAATGGTTATGTTTAGACAATTGCGATAGTATTGAGCCTGAGATAGTCGACTATCTACGACGTAAAGTGAGGTTCATTTCCAATCTATATAGTACAGCAATAGTCGAAGCCCGTGTAAGAGGGAAAGGGAGATATAGCTGGATGATGGAATTCGACATTGGGTGTGGGAGCGGTGAGAAAGGCTGCCAAGTACGGAGGTTACCTGGTAAGCTGTTTTTGCAGTGATTCAATATTGATGCTAACTCAAGATGCTTGATGCGTAGGCTCGAAAGATGGTTACTATATACATCATACTTGTCAACAAGCTGGTCCAAATGATACACAGGTACCAGGGTGGACGCAATTAAGTCAGagtcaaagtcaaagtcaGGGTTTACATGGTGGTTTTCTAGGTAGTATGATATCTTCAGGTAGTCTTAAGGGTTTCTAAGCAATATTTCACGTCAATTGTCTTTGTGAGCTGTCTTTCTCTGGGAAATGGGCTCCAATTTGCGATAGCTGGCTAATGAACGTTCACTGTAGGTTGTAATCATATCCACCTTGTTGCTTGTACACTTATTGTCGATGTCAGATGACATACAAATCTCCACGATGAATTATGATAGACATCAACGGCCTGAAGAGATCCTTTCTCGATTCATCCCTTCTTTGGCTTGATACCAGAAAGCCTCCTTTCTGGAATTGCCCCTTTAATCGGGTCACTGTTATTTACGACTAATGGGCACTATCATCGCGGGTCATTTTTGCTCATTTGAGAtaatatattgatttaaccAAGTGAACAGACACTTGATTTCACTGACAACTACTAACTCTTAATAAGCAATAATAATCATAGAAGTTCAATCAAAGCAGACTGTATCAAAATGCAAGCTCCTTCAGGCGGTGGATATGGTGGAGGAGATGGTATAACAGGACCACTTAATCCATTTGTCGTAactccacctcctccagaTGTAcgttcaaattcaattcatccaATACTTTGTGAATACTTATAATCGTTCTAACATAGgcaaaagaagatgaaattccaGGATACGTTAAAAGGTTCGGAGCTTATGTGAGTGATTTAAATTACTTATAAAACCGAAATCCGACTTTATTAATCAAGTTTAAAAATAGCATACATTGTAAGTTATATAAAGTTTAATTAAAGTATAATTTCATACTTATTTTAAAAGTTTTGAATGATCTACAGAACAGAAGGAGtattgtaagttttttcTTCTGGATTTTGTTCAAGAATATGTAAGggaattttgataatattaTTTGTTTGAATTAGTTTACCTGCTGGTACACTTTTACCTAAAGGTGCTTCCTTTGCTATGCAATCaacaattgattttggattaCATTTCCCTGTGAGtttgtttttcaaaaaatgaTTATGAAATTTCTTGAAAATTAATCTGATATTTCGTATTTGGTATCATTAGAAAGGTACGAAAGTACCTGGAGGCTTCCTTTTACCTGTTAGTGTAGTTAAGAAAAATGACAAAGAGAAATTACCTCCTCCAGAAGAAAATCCATTTTGTATTGTCCAATAACATATTTGTCTTGATACACCTATGATTAGCGTACTAAGTGCGTAATAGCGTATTAAATGTTATTGTATGTATTTAGATCATACACTTCACCTCACTTGTATGCATATCCTTCATTTTGATGACTGATGTTAGTGTAGATCtagaagaaaggaagattACGAATGATTTACGTAAGGTATGACGCGAGTGTTACGATAACTGCGTGGTTGAGTGACGCGATGAAGCAATGACCATTAATTCACTTTGGCAGTCATATATGCTCTTCTCTGTTCTTTTGTTCTCAACACAAAAAGACAACTAGAGTCGTTTTTCAAGCTGCTATCAATTACTCGCATCGACTTGACAGTGAAATAACTCCAACTCACTTCTCACCCTTGGGGAATTCAAACAACTTCGGATTACCTCGCTTTGCTCTTCCCTTCAACCCTCATCATGTCAAATCCCCCATttacttcatcatctcaatcttccacctcttcttccaaacCAATCCCATCATTATCCTCTCCTgtagcttcatcttccaattcagtctcatcattatcaacattCGGTACACCAACTTCAAGAAtttcaaagaaaaaacCAATAGGacttgatatttcaaaatctatACTAAAACCAACAAGAGCTGCACCAGGTTTACCAGATTCAAATGGTAATAgtaatgaaaatggattttcattaaaagatgaaagatcTGAAGCAGATAGAttaagagaagaaattgcaaatttacaattatcttcttcttcttctaattcttcaaaatcattttcaaataataataataataataacaataataatttatcattaccTGATTCACCTATTAATAGTAATTCACAACattctgattcttcaactacaaattcaatttcaattaataagaaaaaaatcaataaaaaaaCAAGTTCTAAAcataaagataaagatggtgaagatttagttaaagatgaagatttagaaattcttgatgaattaggtgCTGGAAATGGTGGAACTGTTACAAAAGTTTGgaataaaaaaagaaattgtGTAATGGCTAGAAAAGTGAGTTTATCCCTAAGACTTAAATATGCTAGAATGTTCGAATTCATGTTTGTACTGATACAATTTGAATGCTAGCTCATCTTGGTAGATGCAAAGCCATCAGTTCGAAAACAGATTTTAAGAGAATTACAAATTATGAATGATTGTAATTCTCCTTATATAGTAGGATACTATGGTTGTTTCCCAGTCGATGTGCATGTTGGGATTGTAATTGAGCTTATGGATGCTGGGTTAGCTGCTCCTTTTATCGTCTTCATCCGGAGGCCGCCAAGCTGATATACATCATGTTAGATCACTCAACGATATTTATCGACAAAATGGGCCTATCCCGATAGAAGTTGTAGGCAAGGTCGCAGAAGCAGTATTACATGGGTTAATGTATCTCTACGATGTACATCGAATTATTCATAGGGGTATGTGTAATATAAAAGTCCCTTTGTACTTCCAGACCGTGCGAATATGGTGGCTGATGGTGATTTTCCGCTTTTATCGTTCTGTAGATATTAAACCGTCAAATATACTGGCCAACACCAACGGCGAAATCAAGATTTGTGATTTTGGAGTTTCAGGTGAACTGATCAATTCAATAGCAAATACATTTGTCGGAACAAGTACATATATGAGTGTGAGTAAAGTCGACCATTGCCACCGCTACGATGTGTAGGCCATTGgctaattgatttgattaataTAGCCTGAGCGTATTCAAGGAGCACCATATACGATAAAATCTGATGTTTGGTCATTAGGAATCTCTTTAATCGAATTAGCTTTAGGTAGATTCCCATTTACAGATTcacaagatcaagaagatcaagatcaagatagTGAAacggaagatgaatttgatgaagatgctaCATTACCTCTAAATACACAAAGAcctaaaatttcaattaacaataataaagaaaaaagaaaatcaaaaggaGTTAGTTTAGCAGGAGGAGGACATACAATGTCaattttagatttattaCAACATATTGTTAATGAACCTGCACCTAAACTTTTTAGTAggaaaaaacaatttcCTAATGAAGCTGTTatttttgttgaaaattGTTTATTTAAAGATCCTGGACAAAGAAAATCTCCACAGGATTTACTGGTAAGTCAGCTCTTCACCATGCTTCTAAGCACCCTCATGGGAAGTACACGAGCTGATATGAGTTCTGTTGATACCGATTAGGCATCAGATTGGATATCGAAATCTACAATTACTCAAGAAGATCTTAAAGTTTGGGCTCAATCGACAATTAGTAAAGACTGAAACATAATCTAACGACATGTTGTATATATCCCTTTTCCCAGTATAGAAATCCTTCAAAGATTTATCATACCTTCTGTGTACCATCGTTGTCTTTTTTGTAATGTATATATCCTCATTAGAACTCCCAGTAAAGTGTTAAACAGATTCGACGAGTTGAAGTAAATTAAATAGCCAGACGGAATAGCATTGAGTCCTTGAGCATGTATGTCATTGTAGCTTTGGTGAAATTCTTTACTATACATAATGTTTTGTACATAAAGGTTACTTTTCTAAGTGAAGTGACATGCTTGACTTTAGTGTTTATACTTACATATTAAATGAAACTGCATATCAtattaaaatatcataacTTAAATCTCTTGTTgtcttttccatttcttccaATCTATTCTATCTCCTCCTGAACGTGATTTAGTaggtttatcaattttgatcaaatgtCTCATTGTAGGTCTACCATGTGGACAATTCTATATGAGATAAGAAATTGAGGTCAACATTTTTATTAAAGTGATaagatggaaaaaaaaggaatatAATTTTACCCAAGGTTGATCAATTGTACCCATATTTTTAAGAAGCTATCAAACAGCATATTAGGAATTATTCACATATGATGAATAAATACTTTCAAAACTCACATTAATCATTTGTAATTTTGTTAAACTTTTACCAATCATAATACTTTTTCTACATGCTCTCATTGCAAACATTGATCTTGCTTTTGAACATCTAACCATTTGACCTTgtgtaattgaattatcacTTAATAAATGAAGTAATTGTTCAAGATctataattaaaaataatccaaaatcaattcaaaaaagTCATTCGTGATCCCAAGTAATTGACTAAcctttaaaatcaaatatagTTTCTTTACTAATTGGCAtagaaattaaatttatacgttcacctttacctggtaaagcatcttcattaattttaacatcaaatccattttttgataatatatctaaattttcaattgcaataatttcatcactTGCAGTAAGTTGTAATGGTCTAGGTCTTAAAGta is from Kwoniella pini CBS 10737 chromosome 1, complete sequence and encodes:
- a CDS encoding nuclear protein localization protein 4 — protein: MLLRIRSPAGTARINVEPTTPGEDFAQLMLNGIPKSDEQPDPSTLKLSNQPGSSGESVPFSALVGRTVGDMGFSHGDLLFLSYKPISADPQSHPTTQATTSHPHPSQPDPSHPHTHTDPPLPNTIPLKDLSHVQEPDIDLYWYSKNGKIKRKRDPDFCRHGEKGMCDYCMPLEPYDAKYQASNQIKHLSYHAYLRKLLSSRPASQTAATDLPPLDPLSLSVMDPCPSGSHPPFPAGICSTCQPSAVTLQSQTYRMVDHIEFASPAIIDGILSAWRRTGTQRLAFLIGRHDKYDKVPMGVKTVVEAVWEPKQEGELDGLTVETPWNDEERVSEIASWCDKGLSVVGMIYTDLTPQPDDITKTLYKRHAQSYTASSLEMLLSAAYQISHPLPSKMSPTGHFSSRFVTCCLTGDEDGGIGVLAWQASENAEAMVKAGIVEASVDPGIVRVRKPGEGEYIPEVFYSYKNEYGLQVKQPAKPTFPVEYLFVNLTHGFPLDPSPLFLSNSFPTENRPGLHDQSLEMVISQLSGILRGSDSDISDTGTWPQRIKDEVKKWLSDWHLVAFLCMQGLFSLAEQKVLCRAATMHAHPSDKNALEELFASGGWSTLLTIVESSSSTSAPVQSNPPLRAFGEMGIDSPHTVGSSSSLSGMGIVDPPAGGETRGGGGGGTEGGSASASGERVCPHCTFVNEAGRSDCDICGLPLDG